A stretch of Apostichopus japonicus isolate 1M-3 chromosome 9, ASM3797524v1, whole genome shotgun sequence DNA encodes these proteins:
- the LOC139973991 gene encoding uncharacterized protein, whose product MISKFYSMFQVLFFLWTTSCLVFRESSAQQTSDGSTNGKILGSSSFFFYQQSTYPRDCREVQGQCSSHNSSGVFVIKPDGYLDPFEVYCDNTDSSGGWTVMQRRTDGSIDFRRDWDSYKSGFGFLSHEFWLGNEKLSFLTNQKKYQLVIEITTSSGYLIRVSYDHFRISDAFSHFKLGNLGNYSGENTDSITFCPGNMNIDNCSTACQRTCEVPGICQDEVCTDGEVCFCPDGFFMKGSDCVPRKQCGCYESEEQTIVPEGDFFVNAGCTRKGVCTNGEIIWDEGYACSPNANCEERNNIRQCYCDDGYGGDGETCTSLIPAKDCQEIYDDDSTRNNGIYRIKPTGWTGSAFEVYCNMTDGGGWTVFQRRVDGSQDFYIGWDSYKQGFGNLSIDFWLGNDKLYYLTKQKRYEIRIDLVNRYGAPYYAKFDFFRTNDESDNYRLSGVGTYSGTAGDALSYHLNQQFTTKDRDNDAYGSYNCASYYYYYNGAWWYKSCHHSNLNGVYAAYYFQWNNLPGSYYYVKFTEMKIRPI is encoded by the exons ATGATCAGCAAGTTTTATTCAATGTTCcaagttttatttttcctttggaCAACTAGCTGCCTCGTTTTTCGTGAATCG AGTGCCCAACAGACAAGTGATGGATCTACTAATGGAAAGATATTAG GTTCATCATCATTTTTCTTCTATCAACAATCGACttatccgagagattgcagaGAAGTTCAGGGGCAATGTTCATCCCATAACTCTTCCGGTGTCTTCGTGATCAAACCAGATGGTTATCTGGATCCATTTGAGGTTTACTGTGATAACACCGACAGTTccggtggatggacg GTAATGCAAAGGCGCACCGACGGGTCCATCGATTTCAGGCGCGATTGGGACAGCTACAAGTCTGGCTTCGGGTTTCTCTCCCATGAATTCTGGCTCGGCAACGAGAAGTTGTCTTTCTTGACCAACCAGAAGAAATACCAACTGGTGATTGAGATAACCACATCAAGCGGTTACTTAATCCGGGTTTCTTACGATCATTTCCGTATAAGTGACGCCTTCAGTCACTTCAAGCTGGGCAACCTCGGCAATTATTCTGGAGAGAATACTG ATTCTATAACATTCTGTCCCGGCAATATGAACATTGATAACTGCAGTACCGCGTGTCAACGAACTTGTGAAGTTCCAGGAATCTGTCAGGATGAGGTCTGTACTGATGGTGAAGTCTGTTTTTGTCCCGATGGATTCTTCATGAAGGGATCTGACTGTGTACCTCGAAAACAATGCGGATGTTACGAATCAGAGGAACAGACGATCGTACCA GAAGGTGACTTTTTCGTGAATGCTGGATGTACAAGAAAGGGTGTTTGTACTAACGGTGAGATCATTTGGGATGAAGGTTACGCATGCAGTCCTAACGCGAACtgtgaagaaagaaataacataaGACAATGTTATTGTGACGATGGCTACGGAGGAGACGGTGAAACTTGCACTTCATTGATACCAGCAAAAGATTGTCAGGAAATTTATGACGATGATAGTACCAGAAACAACGGTATATACAGAATCAAACCGACCGGATGGACAGGGTCAGCATTTGAGGTCTACTgtaacatgactgacggaggaggatggacc GTGTTCCAACGACGTGTCGATGGTAGTCAAGACTTCTACATTGGATGGGACAGCTACAAGCAAGGATTTGGAAATTTAAGCATTGATTTTTGGCTCGGAAATGATAAACTTTATTACTTGACCAAGCAAAAGAGATATGAAATCAGAATCGACTTAGTGAACAGATACGGAGCTCCATACTACGCCAAGTTTGACTTTTTTAGGACAAACGACGAAAGCGATAACTATCGGTTATCCGGTGTTGGGACCTACAGTGGAACAGCAG GAGATGCTCTAAGTTATCACCTGAACCAGCAGTTTACAACAAAGGACCGAGACAATGACGCTTATGGTTCTTATAACTGTgcaagttattattattattataacggTGCATGGTGGTACAAGAGTTGTCATCATTCTAACCTGAACGGTGTCTATGCCGCTTACTATTTCCAGTGGAATAACCTCCCCGGAAGTTATTATTATGTCAAATTTACAGAGATGAAGATCCGCCCTATCTAA